A part of Arachis hypogaea cultivar Tifrunner chromosome 12, arahy.Tifrunner.gnm2.J5K5, whole genome shotgun sequence genomic DNA contains:
- the LOC112727946 gene encoding LOW QUALITY PROTEIN: disease resistance protein RPP2A (The sequence of the model RefSeq protein was modified relative to this genomic sequence to represent the inferred CDS: inserted 1 base in 1 codon): MSYYQSAERIPDPSWKYDVYLSFRGQDTRHGFTSHLYDALRRAGIHVFRDEVALGRGEQITYTLIQAIEASRLLVVVFSESYAGSRWCLDELMKIMECISTGGQTVIPVFYNVDPADVRHQRGPFGEAFQSHRFSYENEIVHAWRAALTEAANLSGFAITGDRNEAEMIGKIVKHITTLLASEDLFIAKHLVGVQSRTEDVIQELHSHKPEDVVLMGIWGMGGVGKTTIAKSVYNQIRHGFDRPMFLPNIREMWENNQQVFLQEQLLNGICKAQINIQNIASGVALLREKLRLKKVFLVLDDVNNIDQLNALCGSPEWFGAGSIIIITTRDRGLLRRIGVEYVYQVKEMDYNESLQLFCWNAFGKATPLTEFARLAEDVVKYCGGLPLALITIGCQLFGKMKDEWENVLGGLKRFPHPDVHKVLKISFDGLNDDREKEIFLDIASFCIGMEREEALQTLKDAFGLSEYGIGFLEEQSLITFDEKDRVRMHPLLRDMGREIVREQSQTDAQRRMYDVFVSFRGKDTRPTFTSHLHTSLQNAGITAYKDDDDVDGLQRGERISIALLKAIGLSACSVIVFSTHYSDSKWCLQELENIMVCHRTKGQVVYPIFYEVDPSDVRYQKKETDFGKAFESLISRRSVEEDKVQSWRTDLREVSSFSGTTVINSRNESEDIKRIVEHVTRLLDKTELFVAAHPVGVEPRVQKLIEESNIQKIKDVLILGIKGXGGVGKTTIAKAIYNKIRRDFDGRSFLLNIRETWQQDNGKVLLQQQLLEDIFIATRIHISNIDSGKQILKERLGAKRVLIVLDDVTDLDQLNALCGSGEWCRPGSVVIITTRHDDLLRVCKLTFNLEEMNGAESLELFSWHAFKQACPKEEFVKLSTDVVEYSNGLPLALEVLGSHLFNMGIIEWQSALDTLKLIPHDKVQKKLQISFDGLSKNYEKEIFLDIACFFIGMDRNDVVKILNGCGLHAEIGISALKARNLVTVDNNMLGMHDLLRDMGRAIICEQSPELEERSRLWYDEKVLELLENHEGTDLKAKGLSLKLPMTNSICLSKEAFKNMTKLKLLQLAGVQPNGEFKHLSRYLRWMSWHGFPLRHTPIDCYQPNIISIELENSKLKVLWKESRLLKQLKILNLSHSHDLIKTPDFSYLPNLEKLVLKDCTELSLISYTIGTLKNILHINIEGCTNLCVLPRSIYKLTSLETLILSGCLKIDKLEEDVEQMESLAVLKADNTAIAQVPSALARLRNLGHVSLCGYEGLACDVIPLIMFWLWTSPNNMLSSVMQKCSNVFTYANWRPRLQIKGYVSLKTDNVANCNELGMDISEPKSSLNSLLIQMGVENSTTDILQKTILQNNELGDYLLPYDNNYPGLLTFSGEGSFVTFQVLHMNGRNLKSMMLHIVYYSTSSTFTTTEDLILENVQILNLSRDMSNVFKGDKLVSFKDEDREILMSSLEPGDTVRIVVALGSGFIVTKTIVYLIYDDEPPIEENLEHFNDDEDDIVCSTGDDVVASVNEGTLGVDVIAADYDEDVTVFGVHDAVAGMNEIVSGVDAMAKDEDGATVANVDDDMVANLDRNASTSGTDIMPPITNGFGANYVVATDINESSSSVDDNNDDDVAAIGDKMTGLIPLVQVPLDANTYSELTLTMMVSKDELHEDSDLLIAELDKTLSESYFLYPSPGSLELQSLSVISIFQKMQLLLDNELEALVGDVNIKNQLLGYVAQLGQIIGSSQVPKDLHSLVTEINHFYEDFLNDFPPVQEVLDNHERLIDSQNGLQEKLKAAKAKQGHFSASISKGKERVNEMSKEINELEVKLKALHEKRNRLQFNVKCCEFESININKNLETLIKENEEVVSTLKESESALRKAELSKQSYERKLAVLKQALYGNTRH, from the exons ATGTCTTACTACCAATCAGCAGAAAGAATCCCCGATCCATCATGGAAGTACGATGTGTATTTGAGTTTCCGAGGCCAAGACACTCGCCACGGATTCACCTCACATCTCTATGACGCTTTGAGGAGAGCTGGGATTCATGTTTTCAGGGACGAGGTGGCGCTTGGGAGAGGAGAGCAGATAACATACACACTGATTCAAGCAATCGAAGCTTCTAGACTTTTGGTTGTTGTTTTCTCAGAAAGTTATGCTGGTTCTAGATGGTGTCTGGACGAGTTGATGAAAATAATGGAGTGTATAAGCACTGGAGGTCAAACTGTCATTCCGGTATTCTACAATGTTGATCCCGCAGATGTACGCCACCAGAGAGGTCCTTTTGGAGAAGCTTTTCAAAGTCATAGATTCTCATATGAGAATGAGATAGTCCATGCATGGAGGGCTGCGCTCACTGAAGCTGCTAACCTTTCTGGATTCGCAATCACCGGAGACAG AAATGAAGCTGAAATGATCGGAAAGATTGTTAAACATATAACTACTCTACTTGCTTCGGAAGACTTGTTCATCGCAAAGCATCTAGTGGGAGTACAATCTCGCACGGAAGATGTGATTCAAGAGTTACATTCTCATAAACCAGAAGACGTCGTGTTAATGGGGATATGGGGGATGGGAGGAGTGGGTAAAACAACCATTGCGAAAAGTGTTTATAATCAAATTCGTCACGGTTTTGATAGGCCAATGTTCCTCCCAAACATTCGGGAGATGTGGGAGAATAACCAACAGGTTTTTCTGCAAGAACAGTTATTGAATGGTATTTGCAAAGCACAGATAAACATACAAAACATCGCATCAGGAGTAGCTTTATTAAGGGAAAAACTTCGCCTGAAAAAGGTATTTCTTGTACTTGATGATGTAAATAATATAGACCAGTTGAATGCCTTGTGTGGAAGTCCAGAATGGTTTGGTGCAGGGAGTATAATAATCATCACAACAAGAGATAGAGGTCTGCTTCGTAGGATTGGAGTTGAGTATGTGTACCAAGTGAAAGAAATGGATTACAATGAATCTCTTCAACTTTTTTGTTGGAATGCATTTGGGAAAGCAACTCCTTTAACAGAGTTTGCTAGACTTGCAGAAGATGTAGTTAAATATTGTGGGGGATTGCCATTGGCCCTTATAACAATTGGTTGTCAATTGTTTGGAAAGATGAAAGACGAGTGGGAGAATGTATTAGGTGGACTCAAAAGGTTTCCCCATCCGGATGTACACAAAGTTTTGAAAATAAGCTTTGATGGCTTAAATGATGACAGAGAGAAAGAAATATTTCTTGATATAGCTAGCTTTTGTATTGGCATGGAAAGAGAGGAGGCACTGCAAACACTAAAGGATGCCTTTGGACTCAGCGAATATGGAATTGGTTTCCTTGAAGAGCAGAGTCTTATAACATTTGAcgagaaagatagagttcgaatgcATCCTTTGCTGCGTGACATGGGAAGAGAAATCGTTCGAGAGCAATCACAAACTGATGCTCAG CGAAGGATGTACGATGTTTTTGTGAGTTTTCGAGGCAAGGACACTCGTCCAACGTTTACATCACATCTCCATACATCTCTCCAAAATGCTGGAATTACTGCTTacaaggatgatgatgatgttgatggaCTTCAAAGGGGAGAACGGATTTCAATCGCATTGTTAAAAGCAATTGGATTGTCTGCATGTTCTGTCATTGTTTTTTCAACCCACTATTCTGATTCAAAATGGTGCCTGCAAGAGCTTGAGAATATCATGGTATGCCATAGAACAAAAGGTCAAGTGGTTTACCCTATATTCTATGAAGTAGATCCCTCAGATGTACGTTATCAAAAGAAAGAGACTGACTTTGGGAAAGCTTTTGAAAGTCTTATAAGTCGAAGATCAGTGGAAGAAGATAAGGTGCAAAGTTGGAGAACAGATCTTCGTGAAGTTAGTAGCTTTTCAGGGACGACTGTGATCAACTCCAG GAACGAAAGTGAAGATATCAAAAGAATTGTCGAACACGTTACTCGTTTATTAGATAAGACAGAGTTGTTCGTTGCAGCGCATCCAGTGGGAGTAGAACCTCGTGTGCAAAAGTTGATTGAAGAATCAAACATTCAAAAGATAAAAGATGTTCTAATACTTGGGATAAAAG ATGGGGGCGTTGGTAAAACCACTATTGCCAAAGCCATCTATAACAAAATTCGTCGCGATTTTGATGGCAGGAGCTTCCTCCTGAACATTAGAGAAACATGGCAGCAAGATAATGGAAAGGTTCTCTTGCAACAGCAACTTCTTGAGGATATATTCATTGCAACAAGGATACACATAAGTAACATTGATTCAGGGAAGCAAATATTAAAGGAAAGGCTTGGTGCTAAAAGGGTACTCATTGTGCTTGACGATGTGACTGATTTGGACCAACTCAATGCTTTGTGTGGTAGTGGTGAATGGTGTCGTCCTGGGAGCGTAGTAATCATCACAACAAGACATGATGATCTTCTTCGAGTGTGTAAACTCACATTCAATCTAGAAGAGATGAATGGGGCTGAATCCCTTGAGCTTTTTAGCTGGCATGCATTCAAACAAGCATGTCCAAAAGAAGAGTTTGTCAAGCTATCTACAGATGTAGTTGAATATTCTAATGGATTGCCACTGGCTCTGGAAGTTCTTGGGTCCCATTTGTTTAATATGGGAATAATAGAATGGCAAAGTGCATTGGATACTCTGAAATTAATTCCCCATGATAAAGTCCAGAAGAAACTACAAATAAGTTTTGATGGTTTAAGTAAGAATTATGAAAAAGAAATATTCCTTGACATTGCATGCTTTTTTATTGGGATGGATCGAAATGATGTTGTGAAGATATTAAATGGTTGCGGACTCCATgcagaaattggaatcagtgcCCTTAAAGCGCGAAACCTTGTAACTGTTGATAACAATATGCTTGGAATGCATGACTTGTTAAGAGATATGGGAAGAGCAATAATTTGTGAGCAATCACCTGAACTTGAAGAGCGAAGTAGATTATGGTATGATGAGAAAGTGCTTGAACTATTAGAGAATCATGAG GGAACAGATTTAAAGGCTAAGGGATTGAGTTTGAAGCTGCCAATGACCAATTCCATTTGTTTGAGTAAAGAAGCATTTAAGAATATGACTAAACTTAAATTGCTTCAACTCGCGGGTGTACAACCTAATGGAGAGTTCAAACATCTTTCAAGATATCTTAGATGGATGAGTTGGCATGGATTTCCTTTGAGACACACTCCCATAGACTGCTATCAACCAAATATAATTTCCATTGAGTTAGAAAACAGCAAACTCAAAGTTCTGTGGAAGGAGTCCCGG TTGTTGAAACAGCTGAAGATTTTAAATCTTAGTCATTCACATGACTTGATCAAAACCCCAGATTTTTCATACCTACCTAATCTTGAGAAGTTAGTACTCAAGGATTGTACAGAATTGTCTTTGATTTCCTATACCATTGGAACTCTAAAAAACATCCTTCATATCAATATAGAAGGATGTACAAACCTTTGTGTACTTCCAAGAAGCATATACAAGTTGACATCTCTTGAAACTCTCATCCTCTCTGGGTGTTTAAAGATTGATAAGTTagaagaagatgtggaacaaATGGAATCTTTGGCAGTGCTAAAAGCTGATAACACTGCCATAGCACAAGTGCCCAGTGCGCTAGCAAGATTAAGAAACCTTGGACATGTTTCTTTGTGTGGCTATGAAGGATTGGCATGTGATGTGATTCCTTTAATTATGTTTTGGTTATGGACTTCACCAAATAATATGTTGTCTTCAGTTATGCAAAAATGTTCAAATGTTTTCACTTATGCAAATTGGCGTCCACGGCTTCAGATAAAAGGATATGTATCTTTGAAAACTGATAATGTGGCAAATTGCAATGAATTGGGGATGGATATTTCTGAACCAAAATCTTCTTTGAATTCCCTTTTGATTCAAATGGGGGTGGAAAACTCAACCACAGACATACTTCAAAAGACTATTTTACAG AACAATGAGCTTGGAGATTACCTGCTCCCTTATGACAACAATTATCCTGGTTTGTTAACATTCAGTGGTGAAGGTTCCTTTGTGACTTTTCAAGTCCTTCATATGAATGGGCGCAACTTGAAGTCCATGATGTTGCACATTGTTTACTATTCTACTTCTTCCACATTCACTACAACAGAAGATCTGATTCTTGAAAATGTGCAAATCTTAAATCTCTCAAGGGACATGTCCAATGTATTTAAGGGAGATAAGTTAGTTTCATTCAAAGATGAGGACAGGGAAATCCTAATGTCAAGTCTAGAACCTGGTGACACCGTGCGGATTGTTGTTGCTTTAGGATCTGGGTTCATTGTGACGAAGACCATAGTTTATCTCATATATGACGATGAACCACCAATTGAGGAAAACTTGGAGCACttcaatgatgatgaggatgatattGTTTGTTCTACTGGTGATGACGTTGTAGCTTCTGTGAATGAAGGCACTTTGGGTGTTGATGTCATTGCAGCAGATtatgatgaagatgttactgTTTTTGGTGTTCATGATGCAGTAGCTGGTATGAATGAAATTGTTTCTGGTGTTGATGCTATGGCAAAAGATGAGGATGGTGCTACTGTTGCTAATGTTGATGATGATATGGTAGCCAATCTGGATAGAAATGCTTCTACTTCTGGTACTGATATCATGCCACCAATTACTAATGGTTTTGGTGCTAATTATGTAGTAGCAACTGATATAAATGAAAGTTCTTCGAGTgttgatgataataatgatgatgatgttgctGCCATTGGAGATAAAATGACAGGACTTATTCCCTTAGTTCAG GTCCCTCTTGATGCTAATACATATTCTGAGCTTACATTGACTATGATGGTTTCAAAAGATGAGCTTCATGAAGATAGTGATTTGCTTATTGCAGAGTTGGATAAAACATTGTCAGAGAGCTACTTTCTGTACCCTAGTCCTGGATCATTAGAACTTCAAAGTCTCTCTGTGATTTCaatctttcaaaaaatgcaaCTTCTTTTGGATAATGAACTAGAAGCCTTGGTAGGAGATGTTAACATCAAGAATCAGCTTCTTGGCTATGTGGCTCAATTAGGCCAAATAATAGGGTCATCACAAGTTCCTAAAGATCTTCACTCTTTGGTTACTGAGATTAATCACTTCTATGAAGATTTTCTCAATGATTTTCCGCCTGTTCAAGAAGTGTTAGACAATCATGAAAGATTGATTGACTCACAGAATGGACTTCAAGAGAAGTTAAAAGCGGCTAAGGCTAAACAGGGACACTTTTCTGCTTCAATTTCTAAAGGAAAAGAAAGGGTCAATGAGATGTCTAAAGAAATCAATGAATTGGAGGTGAAACTAAAAGCCTTGCATGAGAAGAGGAATAGGTTACAATTCAATGTGAAATGTTGTGAGTTTGAATCTATAAACATCAATAAGAATTTGGAAACTTTGATAAAAGAGAATGAAGAGGTTGTGAGCACTCTCAAAGAATCAGAATCTGCATTGAGAAAGGCTGAGTTGTCAAAGCAGAGTTATGAGAGGAAGCTAGCAGTCTTGAAGCAAGCTCTTTATGGCAACACTAGACATTAG